The genome window GCGAGCATGATCACCACCGCGGTTTTCCACGTCGGCAGGTCATGGCGCAACGGTGGAACGCCGAGCCCGCCCTGTGGCCGGCGCTTCCACCAGATCACCACACCACTGACCGCACTGAGCAAAATCAGCAGGCAAATCAGCAGCACGATCAGTTGGTTCACCCAGCCGAACATCTTGCCTTCGTGCAGCATCACGCCTGTCTCGGTGGCGCGGGCGACGGTGTTGTAGTGTTCCCAGCGCACATCGGCCAGCACTTTGCCGCTGTACTGGTCCACATGCAGGGTGGCGTCGTTGCGCGGGTCGTTGGCAAATACCGCGACCGTGAACACGCCGTCGGCAGTGGTCGGGAAGGTGATGCTGTAGCCGGGCTCGACCTTGCGTGCGGTGGCCAGGTCGACGACTTGTTGCAGGCGCACAGCCGGCGCGGCCGGTGCGCTGTTCATGGCGCCGTGCTTCATGTGTTCGGCGTGGTCGCCGGACATCGGCATCGGCGTATTTTCCATGGCCCAGGGCACGGTTTGTTGGCTGGCGGTATTGAGGACGCGTGCCTGCTGGTCAGACTGCGGCACGTTGTTCCACATCGCCGCCGGGAAGGTGTTCCACAGTTCGGCGTATTGCTTGCCCCAGAAGCCGGTCCAGGTCATGCCGCTGAGCAGCATCACCAGCAGAAACGCCGCGCCCCAGAAGCCTGCAACCGCATGCATGTCACGCCAGAACACCCGGCCGCTGCGGCTGAACCGTGGCCACAACACACCGGTCGACGACCTGCCGCGAGGCCACCACAGGTACACGCCGGACACCACCAGCATCACGCCCCAACCGGCGGCGAGCTCCACCAGGCGATCACCCACGGTGCCGATCATCAGCTCACCGTGCAGGGCCCGGGCGATGGCCTGCAGGTTGTTTTTTGCATCCTGTTCGCCGAGTACGGTGCCGCGATACGGGTCAACAAACACCGTCACGTCGCGCCCGCCTGCCTGCATCACAAATTGCGCGCTGCTGGTGGCGTCGGCTGGCGGCAGGTACTTGCTGATTTTGCCTTGGGGAAAAGCTGCCTGGGCCCTCTGCAATTGCTCGTCGGCACTCAGTGCGTGCTCGGCGCTTTGCACTTTGAGCAGGTCGCCATACATCAGTGGGTCAAGCTGGGGTTTGAACAGGTAGATGATGCCGGTCAGTGCCAGCAGCACCATGAAAGGCGCGACGAACAGCCCGGCGTAGAAGTGCCAGCGCCAGGCGAGGTTGTAGAAGGAAATCTTTTGAGTGGTCATCAGGGGGCTCCGCAAGGCATTATTTTTTTGGGTCAGTTATGCCGCCATCGGGAGCAAGCCCCCTCCCGCATGTGGGAGGGGGCTTGCTCCCGATGCGGTTAGAAGCTCATGTCCACCTTGGTCCAGAGCGTGCGCCCCGGCTCCTTGATGGCTTGCGGGTCGTTGGCCGGGTAGCCGAACCCGGCGTTGCCGGCCAGGTTCAGGTGCTCGGCGTAGGCTTTGCCGAACAGGTTGTCGACGCCGGTGCTGACCTTGAAGTTTTTATTGATGCGGTACGCGGCGTTCAGCGAGAACACACCAAAGCCGGCGCTCTTGTCGAAGTCCTTGCCGACCACATTGCCTTTGTTCTGGTCGATACGGTTTTGCGCCGCGACCACTCGCCACAAGGCGCCGGCGCTCCAGTCGTCCTGGCTGTACGTCAGGCCGAACCGTGCATCCAACGGCGGCATCTGTGGCAGTGCCTTGCCGTCGCTGCTGTTCTTGCCCCAGGCATAGGCGAGCGTGGCGTCGGCCTTCCAGTTCTGGGTCAACTTGTAGGCCGTACCGAGTTCGCCGCCCATGATCCGCGCGTCGACATTGCGGGCCTGGGAGGTGGTACCCATCATGCCGGGCTTGTAGTCGAACAGGATGAAATCGCGCACCTGGCCGACATAACCCGAGGCCCAGGCCTCCAGGTCGGCAGTTTTGTACTGGGCGCCGAAGTCGAGCTGAGTGGTCTTCTCCGGCTTCACGCCGTCGAAGGCATTCACCGAACCTACCGCGCCGGTGTTGGGGGAAAACAGCTCCCAGTAATCCGGGAAACGTTCCGAGTGGCCAAGGCCTGCATAGAGGGTGGTGGGGCTGTCGGCCAGGTCGTGTTCATAACGCATGAAGCCCGATGGCAAGGTGTCGGTGCGGGTGTCGTTGGCGGTCGGGTTGGGGCGGGCCATCATTCCCGAGCCGGTGGTTTGGCGGAAGTCCTTGGCTGAGGCACGGTCCAGGCGCGCGCCGCTGATCAGGCGATCGCGGTCCGCGGCGTACCAGGTCAGTTCGCCAAACACGCCGTAATTATGAAAGTTGGCGTCCTTGTTACGCGGCACATCCTTATAGGTGTCGATGCCCATGCCCATGCGCTGGCGGTGCTCGTCGGTCTGCGCATCCAGGCCGCCGATCAGCTGCACATCGGCCCAGCGCCAGGTCGCCTTGATCCGCGCGCCCAAGGTGCGCCGGTCGACGTTGGAGGCCATGGGGCCAGCCATCATCCCGGTGCCTGACGGAGTGCGCAGGCTGTAGTTGTCCATCACATGGTCGGCGTAGTTGTAGTAAACCTGGGCTTCGACCTTATCCAGCACCTCACCGATATTGGACTTTTCGAAGCGCAGCCCCAGGCTTTCGCGCAGGAACTGCGAACCGTCCATGCCGCGCCCGGCGTAGCGTGCTTCGCCATCGCCACGCCCGGCGGTGAGTTCCAGCAGGGTATCCGCGTCGGGGGTGAAACCGACGGCGACGTCGCCATTCCACTTGTCGTAGCGCGAGGCGACGGTGTGGTTGTTGCCGTCTTTGTAATCGTCGGCATGCGCCTGGTTGCCGATCACTCGCACATAACCCAATGGGCCACCTGCGGCGGCATCGATGACTTTATCGAAGCGCCCGTTGGAGCCGGCCAGCACACTGGCGTTGACCCGTGTGCCCAACTCGCCGAACTGCTCCGGCTCGCGCTCGAACAGGACAGTACCGGCCGACGCGCCCGGGCCCCAGAGCACGGTTTGTGGACCTTTGATCACCGTGAGCTTGTCGTAGGTCTCCGGCGAGATATACGAGGTGGGCGCATCCATTCGGCCCGGGCAGGCGCCGAGCATCACGCCGCCATTGGTGAGGATATTCAGGCGCGAGCCGAACATGCCGCGCAGCACCGGGTCGCCGTTGGTACCGCCGTTGCGCACGAGGGCGAAGCCGGGGATGGTCTTGAGGTAGTCGCCGCCGTCACTGGCCGGCACTGGCTGGCGCGGGTCTTTCGGGTTGGTAACCACGGTCAGCGGCGAGCTGGGCGCGATCGCCGTGATGACGGTGGGGCTCAATTCGTGATCTTCAGCCTGTGCCTGTGGCACCAACAGTGTGCCAAGCAGAACAGCGAAAACGGGGGTGCATCCCATACGGGGGTCAGCAGAAAACCTGGACATGAAAAATTCCATCAATCATTCGTAAACAACACGGCCAGCAGCCTGCGGCTGTCTGTCTAAAGTCGGCCGGGGTGAAGTAACGCAGTGAGGTGCTTACGCGACGACGGGCGGGGCGCGGCTGCGGGCGCCGGGGAAGATGCTCTGCCGGGCATGGCCCAGGCGCGGGGCGGGGGTTAGGGCGGTAGCCGACGGCGGGGTGCCGAGGGTGACATAGGACACACTGCCGGGCAGGGCCGGGCAACTGAACAGCAGGCTGCAATAGCCGCATTTTTCCCAGAGGACGTGGTGTTCGTCCGGCGCTTTGCTGTGCTTGGGTTCGCCATGGCAGCCGGGCATGTCCATGGGCATGGACATGCTCATCGACATACCGGCGTGATGATCCATCGGCATCGCTTGGGAAATCAGCGGACCGATAAAAATCATCAGCATGGCGAACAGGCTGATCCAACTGCCGCGCATCAGGCTCATGGGCCTGCGGCGCGGCGCGGAAAACCTGGCGCGTGGGGCGCCCATCGAGGTTGGCCTATTGAGCGTGCATATGCTCGTGGCCGGCCATCGGTGGCGCTTTTTGTACCGAGACGTCCACGCGTACCTTGCCGGCTTTTTCGAAGGTCAGGGTCAGTGGGAATTGCTTGCCATCGGTCAGCAGGCTGCGGTCTTTCAGGCCCAGCAACATCACGTGATAGGCCATCGGTGCGAAGGTCAAGTCACCCTTGGCTGGTACGGCAACGCTGGGCACTTGTTGCATCTTCATCAAGTCGCCCTGCATCACATGCTCATGCAGCTCGGCCTTGTCGGCCACTGGCGTTTCGACACTGAGCAGGCGGTCCGGGGTAACACCGGTGTTATGGATCACGAAATACGCCGCGACCGTGGGCGCATTCGGCGGCAACTCCTGGGACCAGGGGTCGCTGACGAGCAGGTCGCCGGCTTTGTAGTCATCGGCATTGGCAGCACTGAACACCGGCAGCAGCAACGCAGCCAGAAGCAGGGAAGATTTGAGCATGGCAGTTCTCCAGAACGGTTCTAAACGCAGTTCACTTGCGAACAAATCAGACCGTTGGAGAGGCGCGCGGGTTGAGGCTCGGCCATTGCTGGCGCGGGGTCGGGGCTTGCAATGACGGCGGTGGCAGGCTCTGTGCGGCGGCAAACCGCGTGACATACAACTGCGGCACATGCCCCGGCAACGCCACTAATGGCGCGGAGCCCGAGCAACACCAGCAATGCTGCATGGTGGAATGATCGTCCTGCTGCGGCGCCGGAATTTCCAGTTTGCCCAGGGCAATGGTTTTCAGGCTGGCGCCATTGGAGGAACAAAAGCTGCCCCACAGCAATTGCTGGAGGGGGTCGCTGGACTGCTGCATCGCGCTGGCCATCGGCATGGCAAAGGCGTTGAACAGCACTGCAAAGCAGGCGATCCAGGCAATTGCAAAGCGTTGACGGGCCATGGCGGACAATCCGTAGGGTTAAGCGATCAGGTGGGTATTTAGCCTGATCGGTAAGGATAAGTAAAAAAGCGCGGTGTGGTTTGGTGTCGCAGTGGTTGCCTTCATGATAGTCGGGAACCACAGATTGCCAATTTTGCCGGTGAGTCGCGACATCCAGGCTGACCCTGAACCCTGTGGGCGCTGGCTGGCTCGCGAAGGCGCCGTGTCAGTCACCTGATGTGCTGGCTGACACGCTGCTTTCGCGAGCAAGCCCGCTCCCACCCTGGATAGGTGGTGTTTACAGCGGGTTGACGGCCTGTAGCACCGCAGCCACGGAGGTGAACGCTCGATCCACCAGAGCCAGCACGGGACGCTTCAATACCAGCACCGGTATTCCGAGCTCCCGCGCCACCTCCAGCTTCGGCTCAGTGGCCGTGCTGCCGCTGTTCTTGCTGATCAGCACATCAATCCCACACAGCTCAAACAGTGCGCGCTCATCCTCGATCAGAAACGGCCCACGCGCCCCGATCACTTCACAGCGTGCATTTCCCGGATACACATCCAGCGCGCGCAGCGTCCAGAATTGGTCGGCGGGGATTTCATCGAGATGCTGCAACGGCTCGCGGCCCAAGGTGAAAAGTGGCCGCTTGAAGGGCTGCATCGCCTCGATCAGCTCAGCCCAATCACTGACTTCACGCCAGTCATCCCCCACCTGCGGCTGCCACGCCGGGCGGCGCAATGCCCAGCACGGAATGCCACACAATCGGGCAGCCTGGGCAGCGTTCTGGCTGATCTGTGCCGCATAGGGATGCGTGGCATCCAGGATCAGGCTGATATTTTCAGCGCGCACAAACTGCGCCAGGCCTTCAGCCCCGCCGTAGCCGCCAACGCGCACCTGGCAGGGCAGATCGGTGGGCACACGCCCAACCCCCGCCAGGCTGTAGATATGCTCTGGCCCCAGCGTGCGGGCAATGGCCAGTGCTTCAGTCACACCGCCCAGCAGCAGGATGCGTTTCATAGGGGCTTAACCACGTCCAACAGGGTAATCGGCAACGCCTGGCGCCAGGTGTCGAACTCGCCCAGCGGCTGGGCCTGTGCCACATGGATACGGGTCAACTCGCCGCCGTGTTGGGCGCGCCAGGCCATCAGGGTCATTTCGCTTTGCAGGGTTAC of Pseudomonas fluorescens contains these proteins:
- a CDS encoding PepSY-associated TM helix domain-containing protein yields the protein MTTQKISFYNLAWRWHFYAGLFVAPFMVLLALTGIIYLFKPQLDPLMYGDLLKVQSAEHALSADEQLQRAQAAFPQGKISKYLPPADATSSAQFVMQAGGRDVTVFVDPYRGTVLGEQDAKNNLQAIARALHGELMIGTVGDRLVELAAGWGVMLVVSGVYLWWPRGRSSTGVLWPRFSRSGRVFWRDMHAVAGFWGAAFLLVMLLSGMTWTGFWGKQYAELWNTFPAAMWNNVPQSDQQARVLNTASQQTVPWAMENTPMPMSGDHAEHMKHGAMNSAPAAPAVRLQQVVDLATARKVEPGYSITFPTTADGVFTVAVFANDPRNDATLHVDQYSGKVLADVRWEHYNTVARATETGVMLHEGKMFGWVNQLIVLLICLLILLSAVSGVVIWWKRRPQGGLGVPPLRHDLPTWKTAVVIMLALAIIFPLVGASLIVVWAVDRLVLARFFNPHESASGSA
- a CDS encoding TonB-dependent copper receptor — protein: MSRFSADPRMGCTPVFAVLLGTLLVPQAQAEDHELSPTVITAIAPSSPLTVVTNPKDPRQPVPASDGGDYLKTIPGFALVRNGGTNGDPVLRGMFGSRLNILTNGGVMLGACPGRMDAPTSYISPETYDKLTVIKGPQTVLWGPGASAGTVLFEREPEQFGELGTRVNASVLAGSNGRFDKVIDAAAGGPLGYVRVIGNQAHADDYKDGNNHTVASRYDKWNGDVAVGFTPDADTLLELTAGRGDGEARYAGRGMDGSQFLRESLGLRFEKSNIGEVLDKVEAQVYYNYADHVMDNYSLRTPSGTGMMAGPMASNVDRRTLGARIKATWRWADVQLIGGLDAQTDEHRQRMGMGIDTYKDVPRNKDANFHNYGVFGELTWYAADRDRLISGARLDRASAKDFRQTTGSGMMARPNPTANDTRTDTLPSGFMRYEHDLADSPTTLYAGLGHSERFPDYWELFSPNTGAVGSVNAFDGVKPEKTTQLDFGAQYKTADLEAWASGYVGQVRDFILFDYKPGMMGTTSQARNVDARIMGGELGTAYKLTQNWKADATLAYAWGKNSSDGKALPQMPPLDARFGLTYSQDDWSAGALWRVVAAQNRIDQNKGNVVGKDFDKSAGFGVFSLNAAYRINKNFKVSTGVDNLFGKAYAEHLNLAGNAGFGYPANDPQAIKEPGRTLWTKVDMSF
- a CDS encoding DUF2946 domain-containing protein, with product MRGSWISLFAMLMIFIGPLISQAMPMDHHAGMSMSMSMPMDMPGCHGEPKHSKAPDEHHVLWEKCGYCSLLFSCPALPGSVSYVTLGTPPSATALTPAPRLGHARQSIFPGARSRAPPVVA
- a CDS encoding copper chaperone PCu(A)C yields the protein MLKSSLLLAALLLPVFSAANADDYKAGDLLVSDPWSQELPPNAPTVAAYFVIHNTGVTPDRLLSVETPVADKAELHEHVMQGDLMKMQQVPSVAVPAKGDLTFAPMAYHVMLLGLKDRSLLTDGKQFPLTLTFEKAGKVRVDVSVQKAPPMAGHEHMHAQ
- a CDS encoding DUF2946 domain-containing protein — encoded protein: MARQRFAIAWIACFAVLFNAFAMPMASAMQQSSDPLQQLLWGSFCSSNGASLKTIALGKLEIPAPQQDDHSTMQHCWCCSGSAPLVALPGHVPQLYVTRFAAAQSLPPPSLQAPTPRQQWPSLNPRASPTV
- a CDS encoding cobalt-precorrin-6A reductase, yielding MKRILLLGGVTEALAIARTLGPEHIYSLAGVGRVPTDLPCQVRVGGYGGAEGLAQFVRAENISLILDATHPYAAQISQNAAQAARLCGIPCWALRRPAWQPQVGDDWREVSDWAELIEAMQPFKRPLFTLGREPLQHLDEIPADQFWTLRALDVYPGNARCEVIGARGPFLIEDERALFELCGIDVLISKNSGSTATEPKLEVARELGIPVLVLKRPVLALVDRAFTSVAAVLQAVNPL